The following proteins are encoded in a genomic region of Paenibacillus sp. FSL H3-0469:
- a CDS encoding TerD family protein, which produces MNFTAIDFETANAGRSSACALGLVQVRDGIVTAEHNWLIDPQQPFDGMNIAIHGITPSMVRGQPTFEELWPTVEPLLQGEIVIAHNAAFDMSVLRYCLDDYSLCYPGFQYLCTYLLGKKMLQDLPSHKLNVISAHFGIRLKHHDALEDARASALILLKLMEQWQQFDPLLLAGSQGYKAGTMYDGGYTPFKAAPKKAAKKPAAGKKAAAKTAVAASPGLQVSGTAAGQAQGEAPAASLDQLPAAAPTAAGAAAVPTLVRGQRVDIGGKLSASRLLAAVEWDASALHTEVSQPETAAFLLRESGRCEQERELIFYGNMEDPSGSVFCSKPAAHMGHLYLQLSNLPAAITRIALAFTVPEFSGNRHPGPIWNASVSLIDSRTGVRLAVFPFSRNVMPGMSVVIGEFYRYKDKWRFAAIGEGFPGGLRALCSHYGLTVEADGPAEKAAAESAAAAEAEDPK; this is translated from the coding sequence ATGAATTTCACTGCGATAGATTTTGAGACTGCCAATGCCGGCCGCTCCAGCGCCTGTGCCCTGGGGCTTGTTCAGGTCCGCGATGGTATCGTTACAGCAGAACATAACTGGCTGATAGACCCGCAGCAACCGTTCGACGGGATGAATATTGCCATTCATGGCATTACACCTTCGATGGTCAGAGGCCAGCCTACCTTCGAGGAGCTGTGGCCTACGGTAGAGCCGCTGCTGCAAGGGGAGATTGTGATCGCGCATAATGCCGCCTTCGATATGAGTGTGCTGCGCTACTGCCTGGACGACTACTCTCTCTGCTATCCAGGCTTTCAATATTTATGTACCTACCTGCTCGGCAAAAAAATGCTCCAGGACCTCCCCTCCCATAAGCTGAATGTCATCTCGGCGCATTTCGGCATCCGGCTGAAGCACCATGATGCTCTGGAGGATGCCAGAGCTTCTGCACTGATTCTCCTGAAATTGATGGAGCAGTGGCAGCAGTTCGATCCGCTGCTGTTAGCCGGCAGCCAGGGCTATAAGGCCGGGACGATGTATGACGGCGGGTATACGCCGTTCAAAGCAGCGCCCAAGAAGGCCGCGAAAAAGCCGGCGGCCGGGAAGAAGGCAGCCGCTAAGACCGCGGTTGCTGCAAGCCCGGGCTTGCAGGTTAGCGGAACGGCAGCCGGGCAGGCACAAGGTGAAGCGCCAGCAGCTTCACTTGACCAGCTTCCGGCCGCAGCACCGACAGCCGCCGGTGCTGCGGCTGTCCCTACACTGGTTCGGGGGCAGCGCGTCGATATCGGCGGCAAGCTCAGCGCTTCCAGACTTCTTGCGGCTGTGGAGTGGGATGCATCGGCTTTGCACACGGAAGTGAGCCAGCCGGAGACTGCTGCCTTTCTGCTCCGGGAGAGCGGACGCTGTGAGCAGGAGCGGGAGCTTATTTTTTACGGGAATATGGAAGACCCCAGCGGCTCCGTCTTCTGCTCGAAGCCTGCTGCGCATATGGGGCATCTGTATCTTCAGTTAAGCAATCTGCCTGCAGCCATTACACGGATTGCGCTGGCCTTCACCGTTCCGGAGTTCAGCGGTAACAGGCATCCGGGCCCGATCTGGAACGCTTCCGTATCACTGATTGATTCCCGGACGGGAGTCAGGCTGGCGGTGTTCCCCTTCAGCCGGAATGTTATGCCAGGCATGTCCGTTGTTATCGGCGAGTTCTACCGTTATAAGGATAAGTGGAGATTCGCTGCTATTGGCGAGGGGTTCCCGGGCGGACTCCGTGCCCTATGCAGCCATTACGGTCTTACGGTGGAGGCCGATGGCCCTGCAGAGAAGGCTGCGGCTGAGTCCGCCGCCGCAGCGGAGGCTGAAGATCCAAAATAA
- a CDS encoding VWA domain-containing protein → MSSINLRKKIVELTLVKKQLTGVTARVGIVLDITGSMRSLYARGVVQEVVERILAVASKFDDNGSLDVWVYDTEFSRLPPVTEQELGSYVFTHIMNNDAIHKFGRNNEPPVMQDVIQKYTKEEPDTTPVFIIFINDGGVVKLTRKVIMAASSLPIFWQFVGIGDSDFEVLKQLDTMSGRLVDNASFMHLDRIEDVSDEELYDQLLNEFPQWLKAAKAKGIL, encoded by the coding sequence TTGTCTTCGATTAATCTGCGCAAAAAGATCGTGGAGCTCACCCTGGTCAAAAAACAGCTCACCGGTGTCACCGCAAGGGTGGGGATTGTACTGGACATCACCGGCTCCATGCGTAGTCTCTATGCCAGAGGCGTGGTGCAGGAAGTGGTGGAACGCATCCTCGCGGTAGCCAGCAAGTTCGACGATAACGGCTCGCTGGATGTATGGGTCTATGATACGGAATTCAGCAGACTTCCGCCGGTTACCGAACAGGAGCTTGGCAGCTATGTCTTCACCCATATTATGAATAATGATGCGATTCATAAGTTCGGACGCAATAATGAACCGCCGGTGATGCAGGATGTTATCCAGAAATACACGAAGGAGGAGCCGGACACAACGCCTGTGTTCATTATCTTCATCAATGACGGCGGGGTTGTGAAGCTGACCCGCAAGGTCATTATGGCAGCCTCTTCTCTTCCAATCTTCTGGCAGTTTGTAGGCATCGGCGACTCTGACTTCGAGGTGCTGAAGCAGCTCGACACGATGAGCGGCAGATTGGTGGATAACGCCAGCTTCATGCACCTGGACCGCATCGAGGATGTATCCGACGAGGAACTGTATGACCAGCTGTTGAATGAATTCCCGCAGTGGCTGAAGGCCGCGAAGGCGAAGGGGATTCTGTAG
- a CDS encoding GNAT family N-acetyltransferase: protein MNHSTELVIREAAASDREAIAGVLLEAYSEYAAVLPGPFWEEYRDSILGSVHGDGPVSRIVAEQDGQIVGSVLLFTSSEAAYGRPELAIHTPIIRLLAVSPAVRGRGVARLLIREAAGRAIALGAASLNLHTSDMMASAIKLYERLGFKRAYETDLKNGDTLVKGYRLELPVSASPQAESTSKARVTG, encoded by the coding sequence ATGAATCACTCAACAGAACTTGTAATCCGTGAAGCCGCAGCTTCCGACCGTGAAGCCATTGCCGGGGTCTTGCTCGAAGCTTATAGCGAATATGCAGCCGTGCTGCCCGGGCCGTTCTGGGAGGAGTACCGTGACTCCATTCTCGGCTCGGTTCATGGCGATGGACCGGTCTCCCGGATTGTAGCGGAGCAGGATGGACAGATCGTGGGAAGCGTACTGCTGTTTACCTCCTCTGAGGCTGCTTACGGCAGACCGGAGCTGGCCATCCATACGCCGATCATTCGTCTGCTGGCCGTATCTCCGGCGGTCCGGGGGCGCGGGGTGGCCAGACTTCTGATCCGCGAAGCGGCAGGAAGGGCCATTGCACTGGGGGCAGCCAGTCTGAATCTGCATACTTCGGATATGATGGCCTCTGCGATCAAGTTGTATGAGAGACTTGGCTTCAAGCGGGCTTATGAGACGGATTTGAAGAACGGGGATACACTGGTCAAGGGCTATCGTCTGGAGCTGCCGGTCTCTGCCAGTCCACAGGCGGAATCAACTTCTAAAGCCAGGGTAACCGGCTAA
- a CDS encoding LysR family transcriptional regulator: MNIENIEAFVYINHYGSFNKAAEVLYISQPTVTARIQSLERELDCKVFDRLGKQINLTDKGRQFLPYAQQILQVYQNGRHQLQSKGQIPGELRIGSTVSVSNYLMPRLLLHLKQRYPHIRIKLTTAPTEVLIEKLKAREIDLAFIRKVVNPSIQSFPFCEDPISLYVYAGHPLARKGRASIREISEQTLVFFECGSLDWMRLHRVFESMERPPGIVYQVDNLETAKKLVLKQAGICFLPALSVQEEVEAGSLVRVDIAETEGISLRTHLISLNGENAEFLDTLLELGTGTLSKLN; the protein is encoded by the coding sequence TTGAATATCGAGAACATTGAGGCGTTTGTCTACATTAACCACTACGGAAGCTTCAACAAAGCGGCAGAGGTGCTCTATATCTCGCAGCCGACAGTGACGGCCCGTATCCAGTCGCTGGAACGGGAGCTGGACTGCAAGGTATTCGACCGGCTGGGCAAGCAGATTAACCTGACAGATAAAGGCCGCCAGTTCCTCCCCTACGCGCAGCAAATTCTGCAGGTCTATCAGAACGGCAGGCATCAGCTTCAATCCAAAGGCCAAATCCCCGGCGAGCTGAGAATCGGCAGCACGGTATCGGTCTCCAATTATCTCATGCCCCGTCTGCTGCTTCATTTGAAGCAGCGTTATCCCCACATTCGTATCAAGCTGACTACTGCTCCTACCGAAGTGTTGATAGAGAAGCTGAAGGCGAGGGAGATCGATCTCGCTTTTATCCGCAAGGTAGTAAATCCGTCCATCCAGTCGTTCCCCTTCTGTGAAGACCCGATCTCGCTGTATGTGTATGCCGGTCATCCGCTGGCCCGCAAGGGCCGTGCTTCGATCCGGGAGATCTCTGAGCAGACTCTCGTATTCTTCGAATGCGGCTCGCTGGACTGGATGCGCCTGCACCGGGTATTCGAGAGCATGGAGCGTCCGCCGGGAATAGTCTATCAGGTGGATAACCTGGAGACAGCCAAGAAGCTGGTGCTGAAGCAAGCCGGAATCTGCTTCCTTCCAGCCTTGAGTGTGCAGGAGGAGGTAGAGGCGGGTTCCCTGGTAAGGGTGGATATCGCGGAGACCGAAGGCATCTCCTTGCGGACTCACCTGATTTCGCTGAACGGGGAGAACGCGGAATTCCTGGACACCCTCCTGGAGCTGGGGACGGGGACGCTGAGCAAGCTGAATTGA
- a CDS encoding transporter substrate-binding domain-containing protein: MNKTITFASTLVLTLLIAGCGNNNSANSGKVAEAAPQNSSKSTAAAAEPAKVTKIVVGTGTAFPNVCFIDENGKLTGFDVELLKEIDKRLPEYEFEFQTMDFSNLLLSLETKKIDLVAHVMEKNPEREQKYSFNKEAYAHWRNRIVVAKGNTSIQTLDDLKGKKVLTGATSAQAQILENYNKEHGADSIKIVYQNGAANDTVSQIDSGRVDATLAADFVLPIIDPQSKLQAVGPELSSADILYVLRKDDAPSLKLSEAIDGVVKELKTDGTLGKISTQWLGADVTTSSVQ, from the coding sequence ATGAACAAGACGATAACGTTCGCATCCACACTGGTACTAACGCTGCTGATCGCTGGCTGCGGCAATAATAACAGCGCAAATAGCGGCAAGGTCGCGGAGGCAGCCCCTCAGAATAGTTCGAAGTCCACGGCTGCTGCCGCCGAGCCGGCTAAGGTGACCAAGATCGTGGTTGGCACCGGGACAGCTTTTCCCAATGTCTGCTTCATCGATGAGAACGGCAAGCTTACCGGGTTCGATGTTGAGCTGCTGAAGGAGATTGACAAACGCCTGCCCGAGTATGAGTTTGAATTCCAGACGATGGATTTCAGCAATCTGCTGCTCAGTCTGGAGACGAAGAAGATTGACCTGGTGGCCCACGTTATGGAGAAGAACCCGGAGCGGGAGCAGAAGTATTCTTTTAACAAAGAAGCTTATGCCCACTGGAGAAACCGCATCGTTGTAGCCAAAGGTAACACCTCGATCCAGACACTGGATGATCTGAAGGGGAAGAAGGTGCTGACCGGTGCCACCAGCGCGCAAGCGCAAATTCTTGAGAACTATAACAAGGAACACGGTGCGGATTCGATCAAAATTGTCTATCAGAACGGTGCCGCCAACGATACGGTCAGCCAGATTGATTCAGGCCGGGTGGATGCTACCCTTGCTGCGGACTTCGTATTGCCGATCATTGACCCGCAGAGCAAGCTGCAGGCGGTGGGTCCCGAGCTATCCTCTGCTGATATTCTGTATGTGCTGCGCAAGGATGATGCCCCTTCGCTGAAGCTGTCGGAGGCCATTGACGGAGTGGTTAAGGAACTGAAGACAGACGGCACGCTTGGCAAAATAAGCACACAGTGGCTGGGGGCGGACGTCACTACCTCATCAGTTCAATAA
- a CDS encoding amino acid ABC transporter permease, with translation MGAPFDLGFVFSFLPKLLTTLSTTLLIVACSLLAGMVVGFIIALPRLYKVPVLKTCAEVYISFFRGTPILIQLFLFYYGLPEVLKLVNLDMTRTPVLVFVILTYGLHTGAFMSEMIRASVTAVDKGQVEAAYATGMTSYQAFTRIVLPQALGIAIPVFSNLVIALLKDTSLAFTLGVMEMTGKAQTLGSATQHFIETYIALALIYLVISLCIERLLLVAEKRLLRHEAQDSTAKKRFTLQRKASYRTIVADMGAGKGGGA, from the coding sequence ATGGGTGCACCGTTTGATCTAGGTTTTGTCTTCTCGTTCCTGCCCAAGCTGCTGACTACGCTGAGCACCACGCTGCTGATCGTAGCCTGCTCGCTGCTCGCAGGGATGGTGGTCGGATTTATCATTGCGCTACCCCGCCTGTATAAGGTGCCGGTTCTGAAGACCTGCGCTGAGGTGTACATTTCTTTTTTCAGAGGGACGCCGATTCTGATTCAATTATTCCTGTTCTATTACGGTCTGCCTGAGGTGCTGAAGCTGGTGAATCTGGATATGACGCGGACTCCGGTGCTGGTGTTCGTGATTCTGACCTACGGTCTGCATACCGGGGCCTTCATGTCGGAGATGATCCGCGCTTCAGTGACAGCAGTCGATAAAGGCCAGGTGGAAGCAGCTTACGCTACGGGGATGACCTCTTATCAGGCTTTTACCCGTATTGTGCTGCCGCAGGCGCTGGGAATTGCGATTCCCGTCTTCTCGAACCTGGTCATAGCGCTGCTGAAGGATACTTCGCTGGCGTTCACGCTGGGCGTGATGGAGATGACGGGCAAGGCCCAGACCCTGGGCAGTGCGACCCAGCATTTCATTGAGACGTATATTGCGCTTGCTCTTATCTATCTTGTGATCAGTTTGTGTATTGAGAGGCTGCTGCTGGTTGCGGAGAAACGTCTGCTCAGGCATGAAGCCCAGGACAGCACGGCCAAGAAGCGGTTCACTCTGCAGCGAAAAGCATCCTACCGCACAATCGTCGCGGATATGGGAGCGGGTAAAGGAGGCGGTGCGTAA
- a CDS encoding amino acid ABC transporter permease has protein sequence MKLDPAFIWTAFVQILGAIPTTLYITVVSVLAGFVIGTAVALIRIYRVPGLYPLAVGYVTFIRGTPMLTHLLLIYFGLPMIIDGLAAQFGWSFRSVSIPMIGFAYISFSITAGAYMSEVVRSGLLAVDRGQLEAAHSIGMSTPQALRRIVFPQALAASLPNLSNSVIGMLHGSTLAFTVSVVDINAQAQIVASTNWKFFEAYLAAALIFWGLTFLIERATAVIERRINLYNRGGVA, from the coding sequence ATGAAGCTGGACCCAGCTTTTATCTGGACGGCGTTTGTGCAAATTCTGGGAGCCATTCCTACGACGCTGTATATCACGGTTGTGTCGGTGTTGGCAGGCTTCGTGATCGGTACGGCCGTGGCCCTGATCCGGATTTATAGAGTCCCCGGGCTGTATCCGCTGGCTGTAGGGTATGTCACATTCATCCGCGGCACCCCGATGCTGACCCATCTGCTGCTGATCTATTTCGGGCTGCCGATGATCATTGACGGGCTTGCTGCACAGTTTGGCTGGAGCTTCCGCTCTGTATCGATCCCGATGATCGGCTTTGCCTATATTTCTTTCTCCATTACGGCGGGTGCTTATATGTCCGAGGTGGTACGCTCCGGCCTACTGGCGGTGGACCGCGGTCAGCTCGAAGCGGCCCATTCCATCGGAATGAGCACGCCCCAGGCGCTGCGGCGGATTGTGTTCCCCCAGGCGCTGGCGGCGAGCCTGCCGAATCTGTCGAATTCCGTGATCGGGATGCTGCACGGGTCTACGCTGGCTTTTACCGTATCGGTGGTGGACATCAATGCCCAGGCGCAGATTGTCGCTTCAACCAATTGGAAGTTCTTCGAGGCTTACCTGGCGGCGGCGCTGATCTTCTGGGGACTGACGTTCCTGATTGAGCGGGCAACTGCCGTCATTGAAAGACGGATCAATCTGTATAATCGGGGGGGAGTCGCGTGA
- a CDS encoding amino acid ABC transporter ATP-binding protein, whose product MIKLSQLSKSFGRHQVLNHIDLEVSKGEVVVILGPSGSGKTTLLRCVNVLEKPSSGEISIGDFKLDFRHARKKDIHQLRQKTAMVFQQYNLFRHKTALENVMEGLLVVKKLPKEAAREKSIALLEKVGLGAKLDSYPSQLSGGQQQRVGIARALALEPEVILFDEPTSALDPELVGEVLAVIRKIAKEGITMIVVTHEMGFARDVANHVVFMDGGVIVEEGTPTEVFNHPREERTKQFLKRITPELNYSI is encoded by the coding sequence GTGATTAAGCTATCGCAGCTATCGAAGTCGTTCGGGCGCCATCAGGTGCTGAACCATATTGATCTGGAGGTGTCCAAGGGGGAGGTGGTCGTCATTCTCGGTCCCAGCGGCTCCGGCAAAACCACCCTGCTGCGCTGCGTGAATGTTCTGGAGAAGCCCAGCAGCGGCGAAATCTCAATCGGGGACTTCAAGCTGGACTTCCGGCACGCCCGCAAGAAGGATATCCACCAGCTCCGGCAAAAGACCGCCATGGTCTTCCAGCAGTACAATCTGTTCCGGCATAAAACCGCGCTGGAGAATGTGATGGAGGGCCTCCTGGTCGTCAAGAAGCTGCCGAAGGAGGCGGCGAGAGAGAAGAGCATCGCCCTCTTGGAAAAGGTGGGGCTCGGCGCTAAGCTGGATTCCTATCCTAGCCAGCTCTCCGGCGGCCAGCAGCAGCGGGTCGGGATCGCCCGGGCGCTTGCCCTGGAGCCGGAGGTCATCCTCTTCGATGAACCGACCTCGGCTCTGGACCCGGAGCTGGTAGGCGAGGTGCTTGCGGTGATCCGCAAGATTGCCAAGGAAGGCATCACGATGATTGTGGTGACGCATGAAATGGGATTCGCCCGCGATGTGGCGAATCATGTGGTGTTCATGGACGGCGGAGTGATCGTCGAGGAGGGCACGCCCACGGAGGTATTCAACCATCCGCGTGAAGAACGAACGAAGCAGTTCCTGAAGAGGATTACGCCGGAGCTGAACTATTCTATCTAG
- a CDS encoding LLM class flavin-dependent oxidoreductase, protein MAITISVLDQSPIYPGETSEEAFAHTISLAQLSERLGFRRFWVSEHHDSEQVAGSSPEVLISHLLAKTERIRIGSGGIMLQHYSPYKVAENFNVLASLAPGRVDLGVGRAPGGLPRSTQALQQVAGEGASLTDKITELEKYVHNRLEEEHPLYGLKAGPLPGIPPELYVLGASVASAEIAAGLGLPYVFSLFIGGDQAVALEAVRAYRSGFNSSGGKEPRVIIALAVIVADTEEEAKELAGAHKLIRIRFASGKILTLASREQAEEFTRQSEEAYTLEEREPEITQGTKETVREQLLALAEASGVEEFIVTTNVQPFDKRQRSFELLSEALAEVPAEA, encoded by the coding sequence ATGGCAATTACAATCAGCGTACTCGACCAAAGCCCGATCTATCCGGGGGAGACGTCGGAAGAGGCTTTTGCGCATACAATCAGCCTGGCGCAGCTGTCGGAACGCCTCGGCTTCCGCCGCTTCTGGGTATCCGAGCATCATGATTCCGAGCAGGTAGCCGGGTCTTCTCCCGAGGTGCTCATCTCACACCTGCTGGCCAAAACGGAGCGTATCCGCATCGGCTCCGGCGGAATTATGCTTCAGCACTACAGCCCCTACAAGGTGGCTGAGAATTTCAACGTGCTGGCTTCGCTGGCCCCGGGACGGGTGGACTTAGGGGTAGGCCGTGCCCCCGGCGGCTTGCCCCGCAGCACACAGGCGCTGCAACAGGTAGCCGGGGAAGGGGCTTCGTTAACGGACAAAATCACGGAGCTGGAGAAGTACGTACATAACCGGCTGGAGGAGGAGCATCCGCTCTACGGGCTGAAGGCAGGCCCGCTCCCCGGCATCCCGCCGGAGCTGTATGTACTTGGTGCCAGTGTCGCCAGCGCCGAGATCGCTGCCGGATTGGGATTGCCGTATGTGTTCTCCCTGTTTATCGGCGGCGATCAGGCTGTTGCTCTAGAGGCGGTGCGGGCTTACCGCAGCGGCTTCAATAGCAGCGGCGGTAAGGAACCACGGGTAATTATTGCGCTGGCTGTCATCGTGGCCGACACGGAAGAGGAGGCCAAGGAATTGGCTGGAGCGCATAAGCTGATCCGCATCCGTTTCGCCAGCGGCAAGATTTTGACTCTGGCCAGCCGGGAGCAGGCCGAGGAGTTCACCCGCCAGAGTGAGGAAGCGTACACGCTGGAGGAGCGGGAGCCTGAGATTACCCAAGGAACGAAGGAGACGGTTCGTGAGCAGCTCCTGGCGTTAGCCGAAGCTTCTGGCGTAGAGGAGTTCATAGTGACGACCAATGTGCAGCCCTTCGATAAGCGGCAGCGTTCCTTCGAGCTGCTGAGTGAGGCGCTGGCCGAAGTACCGGCGGAGGCATAG
- a CDS encoding amidohydrolase, translated as MTNSATESAAQEVHSLSFKERLVEIRRHLHQHPELSGEEVETSVYITSLLKQAGVKIVDYGLKTGVIAEIGGQQGGPVIALRADIDALPIQEDTGLPYASLYPGRMHACGHDFHTAALLGAVYELKEQESSLKGTVRFLFQPAEEKAKGAQQIIASGGLDQVRAVIGMHNKPELPVGTIGIKAGPLMAAADGFAVSIRGFGSHAAVPEAGIDPIVAASHIVTALQSIVSRNVGSLDSAVISVTQIHSGNSWNIIPDTAVLEGTIRSFDEAVRGKVVKRFEEVVTGVAAALGAEASVRWIGGPPPVINDALLARLGEETAANLGYTAVQPVPSPAGEDFAFYQREVPGLFVFTGTAGSREWHHPAFELDEAALPVGAGFFSDLAVRVLEHLAGERGADHSGAF; from the coding sequence ATGACAAATTCAGCCACGGAATCTGCTGCACAGGAAGTACATTCGTTATCATTCAAGGAGCGACTGGTTGAAATCAGGCGTCATCTGCACCAGCACCCGGAGCTGTCAGGGGAAGAGGTGGAGACTAGCGTGTATATCACCTCACTGCTGAAGCAGGCGGGTGTGAAGATAGTAGATTACGGACTGAAGACTGGAGTGATTGCCGAAATCGGCGGCCAGCAGGGCGGACCGGTGATTGCGCTGCGGGCTGACATAGACGCCTTGCCGATCCAGGAAGATACCGGACTGCCGTATGCCTCACTGTATCCAGGCAGAATGCATGCCTGCGGGCATGACTTCCATACGGCAGCGCTGCTTGGAGCTGTGTATGAGCTCAAGGAGCAGGAGAGCAGCTTGAAGGGAACGGTACGCTTTTTGTTCCAGCCCGCCGAGGAGAAGGCGAAGGGAGCGCAGCAGATCATCGCATCTGGGGGGCTGGATCAGGTCCGCGCAGTAATCGGCATGCATAATAAGCCGGAGCTCCCGGTAGGCACCATTGGCATCAAGGCTGGTCCGCTTATGGCGGCCGCAGACGGCTTCGCTGTCAGCATCCGGGGCTTCGGCTCCCATGCCGCCGTGCCGGAGGCCGGAATAGACCCCATCGTGGCAGCTTCCCATATTGTAACTGCGCTGCAGTCCATCGTCAGCCGGAATGTGGGCAGCCTGGATAGCGCAGTCATCAGTGTCACACAGATCCACAGCGGGAATTCGTGGAATATCATCCCGGACACAGCGGTACTGGAAGGAACGATTCGTTCCTTCGATGAAGCGGTGCGCGGCAAAGTAGTGAAGCGGTTCGAGGAGGTGGTCACAGGTGTTGCTGCTGCACTTGGAGCTGAAGCCAGTGTGCGCTGGATCGGCGGGCCGCCGCCGGTCATCAACGATGCGCTGCTGGCCCGGCTGGGCGAAGAGACGGCAGCGAATCTGGGCTATACCGCGGTGCAGCCGGTGCCGTCTCCGGCCGGGGAGGATTTCGCCTTCTACCAGCGCGAGGTACCCGGATTGTTTGTCTTCACCGGTACAGCCGGAAGCAGGGAATGGCATCATCCCGCCTTCGAGCTGGATGAAGCGGCGCTGCCGGTAGGCGCGGGGTTCTTCAGTGATCTGGCGGTCCGTGTGCTTGAGCATCTGGCGGGGGAGAGGGGTGCAGATCATAGCGGAGCATTCTGA
- the solA gene encoding N-methyl-L-tryptophan oxidase encodes MGMSAGYHLARRGVKALLIDAFDPPHTEGSHHGETRLIRHAYSGDPAYIDLALRAQMLWEEAEAESGTELLVPAGVLNLADSSVYSFAGRHAEARKRKVRTEHLDAAEIRRRWPALTLPDSFEAMYEPEAGYLYSERCITAYRQLALAHGAELLTNTPVLKVTAREGSVTFHTKNGDYHGAAAILSAGAWFSSLSPFVNLPIKAVRKVVGWFGSTPAFDAGKFPGFTLGSEQGGFYGFPAISGAGLKIGRHDTGEEWKPGEPLAPFGSRESDEGDLRRVLEAYMPGAAGKLLKGSVCKYEHTPDEDFIIDRHPVHSHVLLAGGFSGHGFKFSSVVGEILADLAVQGHTRQNIAPFALSRFDNNARLTEHIPSAGNNDNSNIYWRESQ; translated from the coding sequence ATGGGCATGAGCGCAGGCTATCATCTCGCCCGGCGCGGGGTGAAGGCACTGCTGATCGATGCCTTCGATCCGCCGCATACGGAAGGAAGCCATCACGGGGAGACCCGGCTGATCCGGCATGCCTACAGCGGCGATCCGGCCTACATTGACCTGGCGCTCCGCGCCCAGATGCTGTGGGAAGAGGCGGAAGCAGAGAGTGGGACGGAGCTGCTTGTCCCTGCGGGCGTGCTCAATCTGGCAGACAGCAGCGTATATTCCTTCGCCGGACGCCATGCGGAAGCGCGGAAGCGGAAGGTGCGGACCGAGCATCTGGATGCGGCGGAAATCCGCCGCCGCTGGCCGGCCCTGACCCTCCCGGACTCCTTCGAGGCCATGTATGAGCCGGAGGCCGGTTACCTGTACAGTGAGCGGTGCATTACAGCCTACCGGCAGCTTGCGCTTGCTCATGGTGCGGAGCTGCTGACGAATACACCTGTGCTGAAGGTGACGGCCCGCGAAGGGAGCGTTACCTTTCATACGAAGAACGGAGATTACCATGGAGCCGCTGCTATTCTCAGCGCCGGGGCCTGGTTCAGTTCATTGTCGCCCTTCGTTAATTTGCCGATAAAGGCTGTACGCAAGGTAGTAGGCTGGTTCGGGAGTACGCCGGCCTTCGATGCCGGGAAGTTCCCCGGCTTCACTCTCGGTTCCGAGCAAGGCGGGTTCTACGGCTTCCCCGCTATCAGCGGGGCAGGGCTGAAGATCGGCCGCCACGACACGGGCGAAGAGTGGAAGCCGGGTGAACCGCTGGCACCCTTCGGCAGCCGGGAGAGTGATGAAGGTGACCTGCGCCGTGTACTTGAAGCTTATATGCCCGGCGCTGCCGGGAAGCTGCTGAAGGGTTCTGTCTGCAAGTATGAGCATACACCGGATGAGGATTTCATCATCGACCGCCATCCCGTTCACAGCCATGTGCTGCTGGCCGGAGGCTTCTCGGGCCATGGCTTCAAATTCTCCAGCGTGGTCGGCGAGATTCTCGCGGATCTGGCTGTGCAGGGACATACTCGGCAGAATATAGCTCCGTTTGCGTTGTCGCGCTTCGATAATAACGCAAGACTAACTGAGCATATCCCATCAGCGGGTAACAACGATAATTCAAACATATACTGGAGGGAATCGCAATGA
- a CDS encoding DinB family protein: MSSVSVELDGYLNTHGQLVQAVEGLSDEQLRWKAELSSWSVTEVLAHLADHSIVVSFRIRDILADTKVQLPAFQQDAWVSGQHSNQGQAGDSLELFRSLLHYNSLLLGRLSPAEWEKSGINFKGEPVRITDIVRSFTAHVQNHLAQIERVKRGAQAGQANPANYASQQAAL; the protein is encoded by the coding sequence ATGAGCAGTGTGAGTGTGGAGCTAGACGGCTACTTGAATACGCATGGGCAATTGGTCCAGGCGGTGGAAGGCTTATCCGATGAACAGCTGAGGTGGAAGGCAGAGCTGTCAAGCTGGAGCGTGACCGAGGTGTTGGCCCATTTGGCGGATCACAGCATTGTGGTCTCCTTCCGTATCCGTGATATTCTGGCGGATACGAAGGTGCAGCTCCCGGCATTCCAGCAGGATGCGTGGGTCAGCGGACAGCATAGTAACCAGGGGCAGGCCGGAGACAGCCTGGAGCTGTTCCGCAGCCTGCTGCATTACAACAGTCTGCTGCTGGGAAGGCTGAGCCCCGCAGAATGGGAGAAAAGCGGGATTAACTTCAAAGGCGAGCCGGTGCGGATTACCGATATTGTCCGCAGCTTCACCGCCCATGTGCAGAATCATCTGGCCCAGATTGAACGGGTGAAGCGGGGAGCACAGGCGGGTCAAGCGAATCCAGCGAATTATGCATCGCAGCAAGCGGCTCTGTAG